The Longimicrobiaceae bacterium genomic interval TGATTTCAAAGAGCGTTTACGCAGCTCTTTCGTCGAATCGCCTGCGGGGGTGTACCTACTCACCGCTGTGTGAGTAGCTCGAGCCACCGGCAGTGCAGCGGCGAGTCGACGAGGGAAACCGCTTGGCATTTCGCATCCCACCATCCGGCATTACCTGCTCTTCAGAGCCGAAGCGAGCAGTATGAGCGCCTGGCGCGACGGCGGGAAGACTCTTCGGGCGGATCCCCTAACGGCGTGCCTGCCGCGCCGACACCGAATCCGCGAGGGCCCTCCGTGCGGCGATGTACGTCCGGGCGCGGAGGCCCCGGAGCTCGGCGATGGCGCTGTCGTGCTCAGCGGACTGCAGGTCGCGCACCTCCGCGAGACGAATGAGCCCGTCGTACCGCGACAGGAGGTTGTCCAGCGCGATGGCTTCTTCCGCAGCACCCGGTGCACGCTCAACCGCAGGCGGGATCGGGATACCAGGCGCCGGCTCCGCTGACGGCGTCCCCAGCGACGCCATGCGGCGCGGCGCGGCCGGTGCTCCGTGCGGTCGCGTGCCAAGGATCACCAGGGTCAGCACGAACAGCCCGCCGACCACCATGCGGTGCCCGCCCGCCCGGAGAAGGGCCTGGACGAGAGCCGGCAGGTTCCGCGGGGGAGCTGGGGGATCGGGTGTGGGGTCGCTCACGGTCGAGGCGCTCAAGCGCGGTCCGGTGGGAATGGGTGATCGGCGCGGCCCCGGCCGGGCACCGCCGCCGGGCGCAGGCGCGGGACGGTGTGGAGCAGCGCGGACGGGACACGGGCGAGGTGCCCGAGGCTCTCGAAGTCGCGCCACACGGCAACGGTCAGCCGTGCGCCTCCGTCCCGCTCCGGCGGGTTGTGGGCGACGACCACACCGCGGTCGCGTTCCGTCCAGGCGACCCGGTCGCCGGTGTCCAGCGGCGGCTTCCTCACGTCCATCTCTCAGGCGGCCAGGGGCAGGAGCGGAGCGGGGGTGCTCTCCCCCGTGGTACCCCGGCCGTCCCCGACGGGGCTGGCCGCCATCATCTGCGCCCACTGCTCGGGATCAACGGGGATCGGCTGCGTCGTGCCCTCCGCGAGGTTGAGGAAGAGCCCGTGGTGGCTCAGCTCGCCATGCCGGAAGAGCTGCCCCAGCAGGTACAGCATGTGGTACGCGAGAACGTGGTTGGTGAACGGCGCCTGGCGGGTCAGGGCTTCCGCCGCCGAGCACGAAGGGCCCGCCTCCTCCGGCCCCGGCGCGACCACGTCGGGGAGCAGCTCCGCGACGGTGGGAAGGCGCATCCCGCCTCCGCTCCCGCGCGGCTCGCCCAGCACGACCTGCCCGAAGTCGTTCCCGTTCCCCGCGTCCAGCCAGTACAACACGCTCCACGACCGCCGCGACGACTCCGCCAGCATGGCGCGGGCGGCGCGGCTGTCGACGCAGCCGACCACGATCTGGTAGGGTGTCAGGTCGTCGTCGGGCGCGACGAAGTGCGGGCTGGCCGACCAGTCGAGCCCCCAGAACCAGTTGAGACGGGTGATCAGCACCTCCGCCTTGTTGCGCCCGACCTCGTGCAGGCTGAACGGCTGCCGCACGCAGTTGGACTCGCTCACAGTGTCCCCGTCCGCGAGCGTCACCTTGAGCCCGCCCGGGTGGCCGAGCGCGCGCATCGCCTGGTGCAGGTACGGGAGGCCGCTCGCGAACGCCGCGCCCGTGCCGCCGGCGCCCACCACCAGCATCTGGACCGGACCGTCCAGCAGGCGCGGGGAGATCCGGTGGGTCCTCATCGGTTCAGCCATGATTCCAGCCTCTCGTGGGCGGGCACCAGCCAGCGTGCGGGGAAGCGGGGCAGGGTGCGCAGGTCGGTGAGCATCGCGGCGTACCCGAACGGGTGCCGCGAGAGGTGGGTGTGGTGGGGTGTGGTGAAGGCCGTGTCCCAGAACGCGGCCTCCCACGCCTCGATGCAGTCCACCGGCTGCCCCGGCGGGATCGGCATGCTCCCCATGCAGAGCCATCCCGTCGTGTACACGTTCCAGAGCGGGGCGTGGTACAGCGGGGCGCGGGCGCCCGGCATGCCGCGGCAGGCGAGCGCGCGCACCCGGAGCCGGCGCTTCTGCGCGTGGAAGACCAGCGCGGGCATGGCGACCGTCTGCAGGCTGTGCTCGCCGAGCGGCCCCGTCCTGGAGAAGAACGGGGTCCGGGGGCCGGCCGGCGACCACCAGACGGCTTCACCGTCGCCGCTCGCGAGGAGGCGCCGGTGGACGACGGAGAGCACGCGCACGGGGGCCTCGCGGAGCACGCGGGCCAGGAATCCGGCGTCCACCGGGCGTCCCGCGCCGTACTCCGGGCCGTTCGGCCCTTCGACGATGCGCCGCGCCTCCAAGTAGGTCTTGCCGCCAGCGCCGCCGCTGCCGCGGTAGAGGAGGATCGCTTCCTTCAGCTGGAGCGAGAGGTCGGTGCCGGTGCTGATGTGGGTTTCGATCATCGGTCACTCTCGAGGAGGTCATGGACGGCGCGGACGAGGTGCTGGCCCAGAGCGAGGGTGCGAAGCACGCGGCGCAGGTGGCGGAGCGACGCTGCCAACCGGACGGGTGACCGGGTGTCCACCAGGTGTACCGCGTGCGGCGGAGGTCCGAAGCCGCTGTTCATCGAGTGCTCCTGCATCTCGTCGTAGGCGTGCCGGACCGCGTCGTCCGCATCCCGGGTGAGGAGCAGGGCGGCCGTGTCGTAGCCGTCCTCGGTGCTGCGGATGCGGTCCAGGACCGCATCCGGCCGGAGCGCGCAGGGCTGCCTGCGGGTGGAGAGGAGCCCGGCCGCGCTGCGCCGGACCGGACCCGCGGGAAGTGCACGGAGCCCGTCCAGCAGCGCGGCGCGCTCGCGCAGGTCCGCGGAGAGGCCGCGCACGAACTCCTGCGCTGCCTGGAACTCCTGCACGCGCTCCAGCGACAGCCGGCGCTCCTCCTCCTCGTCGTCCTCGACGCTCTCTATGCAGTCGACCCACCACTCCGCTACCCAGTCCAGGTCGTCGGGGACGAAGACGTGGACCACCCGCCCCAGCCCCGTGCGGAGCGCCGTCGCCACCACGGCCGCGGCCTTCTCGCCCCAGCGGCGGGACACGGCCTCCAGCGAGAGGACGGAGCACGTGTCCACCTCCACCACGACGGCGAAGCATCCCTCCTCACGAGGCCTGACGGGCTCCTGGCACTGCTCCGCGAGATCCGACCAGAGGCTCAGCGTCAGGTGCACCTCCATCCCATCGCCGGCATGCGCCAGGCTCCGGGCCGAGTGGCGGGCCCACGACCTTCCGATCAGCTCGGTGGGGAGCCCGCCGCCTGCTGGCCGGTCCGCGCCCGTGAGCACGCCGGCACGCACGAGCGGGGCGGCCAGCCGCGCGAACTCCGCCTGCGTCTCGGGCGCGTGCCGGCGCAGGACGGGCGGGATGCCGTCCAGCGCAGGGAGCCGCGTCGTCGGGCCGGTCGCTAACAGGGAGGCGGAAGGGGCAAGGCCATCGCCTGGGAAGCGGCTGCGGCGAGGGCGGCGTGGAGCCGCTCGCCCAACTGCTGGTGCCGCGGCGATTCCAGCGCGGCACGAAGCGCCGCCTGACCCGCAGGGACGTGGTTGGGGTCCTTCCATCGCTCCAGCTCTTCGAGTAGGCATCGCACGTCGTCGGTCATGGGCGTTCTGCGGGGTCGGAGAGTGCGTCGAGCGCGGCGACGAGCCGGGTTGCCGCGCGGGTCCTGCGCAGCGCGTGCAGCCAGCGCCGCCAGGCGGTCACCGCTTCCTGCGGCTCCGCGGGATTGAGCAGCCACATGAGCTGGGGCACCGGGAAAGCGCCGCCCTGCGCGAGCATGAACTCGGCTTCGTCCGCCGCGTGGTCGAGCGGGCACCCGTGATCCCAGATCAGCTGCACGACGGGGGCGGGCAGGCTCCAGTCGACGTCTTCGGTCTCCCGCCACGCCGTGTCGTCCGGCGGGAAGTCCTCACGGGCAAGTGCAGAGAGCCCGCGAGCCAGGCCTCGGATGCCGCGGTCCGGGATCCCGGCGCACCCTGCGGCGCGGCCGCGGGCGAAGAGCTGGTCCAGGTGGCGGATGATCCGGTCCGCCCCCAGCGCGCGGAGGCGGATCTCGCGGGCCTCCTCCGTGCCCTCGTCGCGGTCCCGCCACCCGTCGATGATCCAGGCGAGCTCCTCGCCGCCGCCGACGTGGAGCGGGGTGTGCCGAACGAGCCGTTCGAGCACCACGCCGGTCGCCGTCTCGCCGAGCACCGCGACCAGAGGCGCGACCCGCAGGCGGTAGGTCTCCGACGAGTCGATCCCGACGGCCCAGCGCGCTTCCCCCGGATCCACCGCGTCGGCGCACAGCTCGTTCAGAACATCGGCCCAGGGGCGCAGGAAGGCGGAGACGCGGGGTCCTCGGGAGGTGCGGCGGTTGAGGCGCGCGGCCACGCGTTCCACCGCCCGCTCGACCAGCCGTCCGGGGGCGGGGAAGCCCGGGTCCAGGTCGCCGAGCACGACCTCCCCGGCTCGCGCGAGCGCCTGCACGAGATCGAGGAGCCCGGCGTCCTGCCGGGCGGCGGAGACCCGCAGCGGGACCGCATGCAGCGGCGGGAGCGACGGCGCGCCGCCGGGGGCGAGCACGCGGCCCGGCGCGACCGCCGGACCGCGTGCGGGACGGCTCACCCGAAGGTGCCGCCCTGGGGCGTGTACGAGTAGACCTCCACGCCCCCTTCGTAGGTGGGGCCGTCGATCTTGGCGTTGAGCACCGCCGCGTAGTTGGTCGCGTGAATGCGCCGCACGGCCTCCAGCGACCTCCCCGGCAGCGGATCCTCCAGCGTGACGCCCTTGTACCTCCACCTGCGGACGACAGGGGTCGCGACGATGGACAGGGGAATCACGGGCGCAGCGGGCGGGGGCGCTGCAAGCGCGGTGGACATGGTTCTCCTCCGGGAGCGGGGGACGGGATGACGGCGCCGGCGGGGCTCGCCGGCGCGCTCAGTTGAACAGGGCGCTGACGGCGTCCACCGGGGGCGTCACCGTCGTGTGCACCACCCGCACGTCCGGCGCGGGCGCGTCCGGCTTCTTCGCGCCCGAACGCGCGGCGCGGGCCGCCACGGCGGGCTTCTCCGCGGCGGCGTCGGGAGCTACACCCGGCGCAGCGGCCGCGTCGGGAGCTTCGGCCGGCTCAGGGGCGGGCGCGGAAGGGTCCTCGGCCGTGGCCAGCTCGGTCTGCCCTTGGTCGGCCGCACCGGGCTTGCCCTTGGCCTTGCCAGGCTTGTCCTTGGCGCCGCGCAGCGTATCGTCGCGCGCCTTCCCCGCGGCGGACGCCACCTGGTCGATGGCCTTCTGCAGGCCCACGTGGGCGGGCACCCAGCGGCTGGCGAAGAGGGCGGG includes:
- a CDS encoding PRTRC system ThiF family protein, coding for MRTHRISPRLLDGPVQMLVVGAGGTGAAFASGLPYLHQAMRALGHPGGLKVTLADGDTVSESNCVRQPFSLHEVGRNKAEVLITRLNWFWGLDWSASPHFVAPDDDLTPYQIVVGCVDSRAARAMLAESSRRSWSVLYWLDAGNGNDFGQVVLGEPRGSGGGMRLPTVAELLPDVVAPGPEEAGPSCSAAEALTRQAPFTNHVLAYHMLYLLGQLFRHGELSHHGLFLNLAEGTTQPIPVDPEQWAQMMAASPVGDGRGTTGESTPAPLLPLAA
- a CDS encoding PRTRC system protein B, coding for MIETHISTGTDLSLQLKEAILLYRGSGGAGGKTYLEARRIVEGPNGPEYGAGRPVDAGFLARVLREAPVRVLSVVHRRLLASGDGEAVWWSPAGPRTPFFSRTGPLGEHSLQTVAMPALVFHAQKRRLRVRALACRGMPGARAPLYHAPLWNVYTTGWLCMGSMPIPPGQPVDCIEAWEAAFWDTAFTTPHHTHLSRHPFGYAAMLTDLRTLPRFPARWLVPAHERLESWLNR
- a CDS encoding PRTRC system protein C: MSTALAAPPPAAPVIPLSIVATPVVRRWRYKGVTLEDPLPGRSLEAVRRIHATNYAAVLNAKIDGPTYEGGVEVYSYTPQGGTFG
- a CDS encoding PRTRC system protein E codes for the protein MSDPHPPDPGLMQAIAPVASRRPVHMILSGAANGRLHLVVQPVQLEGESSPELSRGFSVEATPAELDRDLPALFASRWVPAHVGLQKAIDQVASAAGKARDDTLRGAKDKPGKAKGKPGAADQGQTELATAEDPSAPAPEPAEAPDAAAAPGVAPDAAAEKPAVAARAARSGAKKPDAPAPDVRVVHTTVTPPVDAVSALFN